A window from Marinagarivorans cellulosilyticus encodes these proteins:
- the secD gene encoding protein translocase subunit SecD, with translation MNRYPLWKYLLLLVVLGLGIVYALPNLYAPDPAVQISGYSADLQVDEKALKLVKQALTAEDIEYKSAVLEGNGSALIRLVALEDQLKAQRAIEDAINRKNARKGEGDKYIVALNSAQTTPQWLRDLGASPMNLGLDLAGGVHFVLEVDTPKAVNDRLEDSEEVVKKAVRKARIFNVQTKIDKGLLVVTVPDEAAQLQLSEIIKEELPQMQRKSLSEGGVFTVTAKLTEESIREIEDHAVTQNLTTLRNRVNELGVAEPLVQRLGRNRIIVELPGVQDTARAKKVIGKTANLEFRLEARPDAGFSQRQKFDHRQEDMQARTGGSYLERRPIITGERVTNATRGFDPDTSQPQVNISLDAEGGAAMHRATRNNVGRRLGVLFIEYRPSSRFVKDPDGTERQVVEQIPVKNIISLATVQSALGREFRTTGLSEAEAGELALLLRAGSLAAPMVFVEERTIGPSLGAENIELGVKSIKLGMILVVVIMLLYYRIFGIAANVALAFNVALIAAIMSPFATLTLPGLAGIVLTVGMAVDANVLIFSRIKEELKAGMPPQSAINAGFDRAFTTILDANITTLIVALILFGIGSGPVKGFAVTLSIGILTSMFTAIVVTRAVVNLIYGGRQITKVSI, from the coding sequence ATGAATCGTTATCCATTATGGAAGTACTTGCTTCTCCTTGTTGTTTTGGGGCTTGGCATTGTTTACGCGTTACCGAATTTATATGCGCCCGACCCAGCGGTGCAAATCAGCGGTTACTCTGCTGATCTTCAGGTTGATGAAAAAGCGCTCAAGTTAGTAAAACAAGCACTAACCGCCGAGGATATAGAATATAAAAGTGCGGTATTAGAAGGTAATGGATCTGCGCTGATTCGTTTGGTCGCATTAGAAGATCAGCTTAAAGCGCAGCGCGCGATTGAAGATGCCATCAATCGTAAAAATGCTCGCAAAGGGGAGGGTGATAAATACATTGTTGCCTTAAACAGTGCCCAAACAACGCCGCAATGGTTACGTGATTTGGGTGCTAGCCCTATGAATTTAGGCTTAGATTTGGCCGGCGGTGTGCATTTTGTCTTGGAGGTTGATACCCCTAAAGCTGTTAATGATCGTTTAGAAGACAGCGAAGAAGTCGTTAAAAAAGCCGTTCGTAAGGCGCGTATTTTTAACGTGCAAACGAAAATTGATAAAGGTTTGCTCGTGGTAACAGTGCCTGATGAAGCTGCGCAACTTCAGTTGTCTGAAATTATAAAAGAAGAATTACCGCAAATGCAGCGTAAATCGCTTAGCGAGGGTGGTGTTTTTACCGTAACGGCAAAATTAACAGAAGAATCTATCCGTGAAATTGAAGATCATGCGGTTACTCAAAACCTAACAACACTGCGCAATCGAGTGAATGAATTGGGTGTTGCGGAGCCTTTGGTTCAGCGCTTGGGGCGCAACCGTATTATTGTTGAGCTGCCTGGTGTTCAAGATACGGCTCGGGCAAAAAAGGTGATTGGTAAAACAGCAAATTTGGAGTTTCGTTTAGAGGCGCGCCCAGATGCTGGCTTTAGTCAGCGTCAGAAGTTTGATCACCGCCAAGAAGATATGCAAGCGCGTACTGGCGGCTCTTACTTAGAGCGTCGTCCTATTATTACCGGGGAGCGTGTTACTAATGCGACGCGAGGCTTCGACCCAGATACTAGCCAGCCGCAAGTGAATATTTCGCTAGATGCTGAAGGTGGTGCGGCTATGCACCGGGCTACGCGTAATAATGTAGGGCGCAGGTTAGGTGTTTTGTTTATCGAATATCGCCCAAGTAGCCGTTTTGTAAAAGATCCTGATGGTACCGAGCGCCAAGTTGTTGAGCAAATTCCTGTTAAAAATATTATTAGTTTAGCGACCGTTCAAAGTGCCCTGGGTCGTGAGTTTAGAACCACGGGTTTGAGTGAGGCCGAAGCGGGCGAATTGGCGCTTTTGCTGCGCGCAGGTTCGCTGGCTGCGCCAATGGTTTTTGTCGAAGAGCGCACGATCGGCCCATCGTTAGGTGCTGAAAATATTGAGCTTGGTGTTAAATCGATAAAGCTTGGTATGATTTTGGTCGTCGTTATTATGCTGCTTTACTACCGCATATTCGGCATTGCTGCCAATGTTGCTTTGGCTTTTAACGTAGCACTGATTGCTGCCATTATGAGCCCGTTTGCCACCTTAACATTGCCGGGTTTAGCGGGGATTGTATTAACCGTGGGTATGGCGGTCGATGCTAATGTGCTTATTTTCTCTAGGATTAAAGAAGAGCTTAAAGCTGGTATGCCTCCACAAAGCGCAATTAATGCAGGTTTTGATCGGGCATTTACCACCATTTTAGATGCCAACATTACAACATTGATTGTTGCGTTAATTTTATTCGGGATTGGCTCTGGCCCTGTCAAGGGTTTTGCTGTGACCTTGTCCATCGGTATTTTAACCTCGATGTTTACTGCCATTGTGGTGACTCGCGCTGTAGTTAATCTTATTTACGGCGGCCGCCAAATTACCAAAGTATCGATATAA
- the aat gene encoding leucyl/phenylalanyl-tRNA--protein transferase, giving the protein MMMQPVWLGEDPTLFPPTTLALTDPNGLLAIGGDLSPTRLISAYSKGIFPWFDDDQPILWWSPEPRMVFTPGHVHQSKSLKKHLRKHPCTVTINCDFESVIAHCRQPRVQQQGTWITDEMMEAYIELHYQGFAHSIETRADDGRLIGGLYGVGIGAVFFGESMFSLQSNASKIAISQFSHWAQAQGFALIDCQVENPHLQTLGGSLMPRKAFEEILQQHTTSKMDHFKKLWQTHSGNAIFSNIETSNTA; this is encoded by the coding sequence ATGATGATGCAGCCGGTGTGGCTAGGCGAGGACCCAACGCTATTCCCCCCTACCACGCTGGCTCTTACAGACCCTAATGGCTTGCTCGCTATTGGCGGCGATCTTTCCCCTACACGCTTAATTTCGGCTTATTCGAAGGGCATCTTCCCTTGGTTTGACGACGATCAACCCATTCTTTGGTGGTCACCAGAGCCGCGCATGGTATTTACACCAGGCCATGTACATCAAAGCAAAAGCCTAAAAAAGCACCTCAGAAAACACCCCTGCACTGTCACGATCAATTGTGACTTCGAGTCTGTTATTGCCCACTGTCGGCAACCTAGGGTTCAGCAACAAGGCACCTGGATCACCGACGAGATGATGGAAGCCTACATAGAGCTTCACTACCAAGGTTTTGCCCATTCGATTGAAACCCGAGCAGATGATGGCCGCTTAATTGGCGGGCTTTATGGTGTAGGCATTGGCGCTGTGTTTTTTGGTGAAAGCATGTTCAGTCTTCAGAGTAACGCTTCTAAAATTGCCATTAGTCAATTTTCACACTGGGCTCAAGCACAGGGTTTTGCACTGATAGACTGCCAAGTCGAAAACCCCCACTTGCAAACGCTCGGTGGCAGCTTAATGCCTCGAAAAGCCTTTGAGGAAATCTTGCAACAACACACAACCAGCAAAATGGATCACTTTAAAAAACTGTGGCAAACTCACTCTGGCAACGCCATTTTTAGCAACATAGAGACATCGAATACCGCATAG
- the secF gene encoding protein translocase subunit SecF gives MSDRKNINFMAYGRVAAISSLLLIVVSIGSLFINGLNLGLDFTGGTSIELEYAKAPNLEDVRSQLVDAGYSSAVVVAYGADTDVMVRIQGNAENLADEVTQVLNVGDHDVIVKQASFIGPQIGEELRDDGGLGMLFALAVVMVYVALRFQFKFSVGAVAALVHDVIIVLGIFSLFQLDFDLTVLAAILAVIGYSLNDTIVVYDRIRENFRIVRDMSVVEIVNYSLTQTLGRTLMTSGTTIVVLLALFFVGGEMIHNFATALLIGVGVGTYSSIYVASAILLAMKVTQEDLMPPKVEVEGEELEELP, from the coding sequence ATGAGCGATCGTAAAAATATAAATTTCATGGCCTATGGCCGAGTAGCGGCAATTTCCTCGCTGCTTCTGATTGTTGTATCTATTGGTTCTTTATTTATCAATGGCTTAAATTTAGGCTTAGATTTCACAGGCGGTACATCTATTGAGTTGGAATACGCCAAAGCCCCCAACTTGGAGGACGTGCGTTCGCAATTAGTGGATGCTGGTTATTCAAGCGCAGTTGTTGTTGCCTATGGCGCAGATACCGATGTAATGGTGCGTATTCAAGGCAATGCTGAAAACCTAGCGGACGAAGTAACGCAGGTTTTAAATGTCGGTGATCATGATGTTATCGTTAAGCAGGCATCTTTTATTGGGCCGCAAATAGGCGAAGAGCTACGTGATGATGGCGGTTTAGGTATGTTGTTTGCCTTGGCTGTTGTGATGGTTTACGTTGCATTGCGCTTCCAGTTTAAGTTTTCTGTTGGTGCGGTGGCCGCTTTGGTTCACGATGTCATTATTGTTTTAGGTATCTTCTCTTTATTTCAGTTAGATTTTGATTTGACCGTTCTTGCTGCCATATTGGCTGTAATTGGGTATTCGCTTAACGATACTATCGTGGTTTATGACCGGATACGGGAAAACTTCCGGATTGTGCGTGATATGTCAGTCGTTGAAATTGTTAATTATTCCTTAACGCAAACTCTAGGTCGTACCTTGATGACGTCGGGAACAACCATTGTTGTATTGCTTGCGCTATTTTTTGTGGGCGGCGAGATGATACACAACTTTGCTACTGCCTTATTGATTGGTGTTGGCGTGGGAACCTATTCATCAATTTACGTTGCTTCAGCAATTTTATTGGCCATGAAGGTTACGCAAGAAGATTTAATGCCGCCCAAAGTAGAAGTGGAGGGTGAGGAGTTAGAGGAGCTGCCTTAA
- a CDS encoding arginyltransferase, producing the protein MSDLSDLKLFTTGEHDCSYLSEQKATTLFVDPTAAIDSDLYSALSQLGFRRSGGNIYRPHCHDCSACISVRVPVHSFIPSRNQKRCLKLNSDLDIEATQLPNMDEHYSLYEHYIEVRHNDGDMHPPSRQQYLDFLNNPLGCTDYIEFREKGVLIGCAVSDRLDNGLSAIYTYFCPQQTARSLGRFAILYQIERARLFNLPYLYLGYWIRNCEKMNYKSQYKPLQLLINQQWITTNSID; encoded by the coding sequence GTGAGTGACCTTTCAGACCTCAAGCTGTTCACAACAGGTGAGCACGATTGCAGCTATTTAAGCGAGCAAAAAGCCACAACACTTTTTGTAGACCCCACGGCCGCAATAGATAGCGACCTTTACAGCGCACTATCGCAACTCGGATTTAGACGCAGCGGCGGCAATATTTACCGACCACACTGCCACGATTGCTCAGCCTGCATCTCTGTTCGCGTACCGGTGCACAGCTTTATTCCATCACGCAATCAAAAACGGTGCCTGAAGCTCAATAGTGATTTAGATATTGAAGCAACACAACTGCCCAACATGGACGAGCACTACTCGCTGTACGAGCACTACATTGAGGTTCGGCATAACGATGGTGACATGCACCCACCTAGCCGGCAGCAATATCTCGACTTTTTAAACAACCCACTTGGCTGCACCGACTATATTGAATTTAGGGAAAAGGGTGTTCTGATTGGCTGCGCCGTAAGCGATCGACTCGATAATGGGCTATCGGCGATTTACACCTACTTCTGCCCACAACAAACCGCCCGAAGCCTAGGGCGGTTTGCAATACTTTACCAAATAGAGCGAGCGCGACTTTTTAACCTGCCCTACCTTTACTTGGGTTACTGGATAAGAAACTGCGAGAAAATGAATTACAAAAGCCAATATAAGCCACTGCAGTTGCTAATCAACCAACAGTGGATTACAACAAATTCTATCGATTAA
- the trxB gene encoding thioredoxin-disulfide reductase: MTDSQHRRLIILGSGPAGYTAAIYAARANLNPCLITGMQQGGQLTTTTEVENWPGGVHDLQGPDLMVQMQQHAERFDTEMIFDHISDVDLSSRPFKLKGSSEYTCDALIICTGASAQYLGLPSEEAFQGKGVSACATCDGFFYRDQKVIVVGGGNTAVEEALYLSNIAKEVVLVHRRDSLKSEKILQDRLFEKEKNGNVTIMWNHQLEEVLGDDAGVNGARLKNTLDGTTTDVDVNGVFIAIGHKPNTDMFEGQLEMHNGYLVVKSGLAGNATQTSVEGVYAAGDVADHIYRQAITSAGSGCMAALDAEKFLDN, from the coding sequence ATGACTGACTCTCAGCACCGTCGCCTTATTATTTTGGGCTCTGGCCCTGCTGGTTACACCGCAGCCATCTACGCGGCTCGCGCAAACCTAAACCCATGCCTAATTACCGGTATGCAACAGGGCGGTCAGCTCACAACCACCACCGAAGTTGAAAACTGGCCCGGCGGCGTTCACGACCTGCAAGGCCCTGATTTGATGGTTCAAATGCAACAACATGCCGAGCGTTTCGATACTGAAATGATTTTTGACCACATCAGCGATGTAGACCTTAGCAGCCGCCCTTTTAAACTAAAAGGCTCTAGCGAATACACCTGTGATGCACTCATTATTTGTACTGGCGCTTCGGCACAGTATTTAGGCCTTCCCTCTGAAGAAGCCTTCCAAGGCAAGGGCGTAAGTGCTTGCGCGACTTGCGATGGTTTTTTCTATCGCGACCAAAAAGTCATTGTTGTTGGCGGTGGTAATACAGCCGTTGAAGAGGCGCTGTACCTGTCTAACATCGCGAAAGAAGTCGTCCTTGTTCACCGTCGCGATTCGTTAAAATCCGAAAAGATTTTGCAAGACCGTCTATTTGAAAAAGAGAAAAACGGCAATGTGACCATCATGTGGAATCACCAGCTTGAAGAGGTGTTAGGTGACGACGCAGGCGTTAACGGTGCGCGGCTAAAAAACACCCTAGATGGCACCACGACAGATGTTGATGTTAACGGTGTGTTTATTGCCATTGGCCATAAACCCAACACTGATATGTTTGAAGGCCAGCTAGAAATGCATAACGGCTACCTTGTAGTTAAAAGCGGACTAGCAGGTAACGCAACACAAACTAGTGTTGAGGGCGTATATGCCGCTGGTGATGTTGCCGACCACATTTACCGTCAGGCCATTACTTCAGCAGGCTCAGGTTGTATGGCTGCACTTGATGCCGAGAAATTCCTCGACAACTAA